In Vespa crabro chromosome 14, iyVesCrab1.2, whole genome shotgun sequence, the following are encoded in one genomic region:
- the LOC124429157 gene encoding uncharacterized protein LOC124429157 — translation MTTSSTILLCILFASITVVLVESRAIPAEPVSLMMDAFGNPVLFVREKRTPIQPYPQRAMMFTGYYRPVRRSNNGGQASGVFAQGNAVSGEAFFGGLQSPNFKNGPEPIEEPEVSSAEAQAAPEPEEALPENDQEIPVQNEDRYVPEDQHHDQEEHGLQANEQEVNVSKPEIETPVSADESIAPSTEATVNNRPKASLGKKKKVPVQVEDDEDEDDVDDEDEDPVVPFVPFKGNRRRQGYPHLNNFFPMVFSFPGASTRAGSSGSPPGAVTAIANSYSTGKGGVASSVATAYGGSPNGKKRRTSPAEE, via the exons ATGACTACCTcctcgacgatacttctttgcATCTTGTTTGCATCGATAACGGTGGTTCTAGTGGAGTCTCGAGCTATACCGGCTGAACCTG TTTCACTTATGATGGACGCCTTTGGAAACCCAGTATTatttgtaagagagaaaaggacacCAATCCAACCCTATCCCCAAAGAGCCATGATGTTCACCGGATATTATAGGCCAGTACGTCGTTCCAATAACGGTGGCCAAGCAAGTGGTGTCTTTGCCCAAGGAAATGCGGTCAGTGGAGAAGCTTTCTTTGGTGGTTTGCAATCGCCCAACTTTAAAAATGGTCCTGAACCTATCGAGGAACCGGAAGTGTCTAGTGCCGAGGCACAAGCCGCTCCAGAACCTGAGGAAGCTTTGCCCGAAAATGATCAAGAGATACCGGTACAAAACGAGGATCGATATGTACCAGAGGATCAACATCATGATCAAGAGGAACATGGTCTTCAAGCTAACGAACag GAAGTAAACGTTTCGAAACCAGAAATTGAGACACCTGTATCAGCAGACGAATCAATAGCACCTTCTACCGAAGCAACAGTGAATAATCGACCAAAGGCTAgtcttggaaaaaaaaagaaggtccCAGTTCAGGTggaagatgatgaagatgaagatgacgTAGATGACGAAGACGAGGATCCTGTTGTACCTTTTGTACCTTTCAAGggtaatcgtcgtcgtcaagGCTATCCACACCTGAACAATTTTTTCCCAATGGTCTTTAGTTTCCCTGGTGCATCCACTCGTGCTGGATCCTCTGGTTCCCCACCTGGAGCGGTAACCGCTATTGCTAATAGTTACTCCACCGGTAAAGGTGGTGTTGCTAGTTCTGTAGCAACGGCATATGGCGGATCACCAAATGG TAAAAAACGACGTACATCACCCGCGGAGGAATAG